The window CTCTCCAGTTCACTGTAGCTAGTGAACCGTAGATAACCTCCATACCTCTGGGCGCGTTCAATTTGAAGGCTATGCCCCCTAGCGAAGATTATATACTTCGCTATCTCGAGGACTGGGTTGCCCTCTACTTGACGCGGTGGGCAGTATGCTTTCTTAAGCTTGGCACGTATCTCCTCTGGAGAGTCATGTATATAGACGCAGCCTTCGGGCAGACTCTTCGACATTTTTGCGCTGATCTGGAGGTTAAGAGCTTCATCCTCGTCGAAACGAGCATCAATCCTTCCCTTAGAACCTTGAAGGCCTAGGAGGAGAGGTGTATGAACGCTCATTGGTTTCTCGTAGCCAAGCTTTCGCGACACGTCCCTAGCCAACATATGCGCCTTTCTCTGGTCTATGCCTGCACAAGCACAGTCGATACGAAGTTTGAAGATGTCAGCAGCCTGCATGCAAGGGTAGATTAAGGACGCAACTTCTAACTCCTTTGCGTCTAGACTTCTACCCATAATTGGGAGACATCGGGTAAGCCGTGAAACCGAGGAGTTCTTAGCTACAGTTATAACCATCTCCCAGTAATCTGCATCCTTAACCAGATCTGAAACCCAGATGTACCGGACACGATCTGAGGTGAGGCCGAGGGCGGTGAAGCACTGAATAAAGTATTCCCCACAGAGCCTTATTGCCTTGAGGTCACCTCCGAACTTGTTGTTAATCCAAGCATGCCAGTCTGCCAATAGAACCGTGAAGTCGAAGCCCGCCTCTACTAGGTCTAGAATCTTGTAGCCGCAGAGGAGACCCGTACCCAAGTGCATCAAGCCTGAGGGCTCGAACCCCCAGTATGCAGTGGGACGATTCTTCTTCTCCAGTAGTTCGCGGAGTTCGGTGGGCGTTATTATCTCCACAGTGTTCCTTCTAACGAGTTCTACTCGCTCTTCAATGTTCATGACACTACCCTCACCATATTCCACTACTCCATGGGAGAGACCTAATAGAAAAGGTTGTATGGAGGGGCGGTGAGATTGCTAGGTCTCGAAGGTTTGTCGCCCGAATAACTAACACCCAACCTCACTGTCGAGCCGAACGCTCAGCTCAGGTGGGCTCTCTCGTTTCGGGCATGTGATCCTCCGCCGCCGTCGACCTGTCCCGTGGCTGGGTTCATCCTCCCTCATTGATAGTGCCTGAGGGACACTTACTCTGTCGGATCCGTGCACGCGGATGTACGGTCGACAGACTCGGCACCGCCCCAAATAAAATAGGGCAAGGGGGAAGCTATATACTTTTAAAGCAGGACCCTATCGAAGACCCCGCGGTTTGTTAAAATACTGTGAGAGCCGTCTTTGGTCTACGTTCAGGCTGAATGGTCTCAAGAGCAGGATCTAGCGGTTGACATACCCCTTCTAATTTTTCCTGCGATACTCTAACCCTATGTTTAGCCGCCTATTCGTATTCGTTGGTACTGGCGGGGGAGAGCCAGTCAATTAGTCTTCGGAGATCATCAGACTCTAGCTCAACCTCGATAGGTCCGAGAGGAGACTCTCCTGAGGGCTCACATAGAGAGAAACGCCCAACATAAGCTACCTGCTTGTTCAGATAGAACTTGATTCGGTCAC is drawn from Candidatus Bathyarchaeia archaeon and contains these coding sequences:
- a CDS encoding tyrosine--tRNA ligase — translated: MNIEERVELVRRNTVEIITPTELRELLEKKNRPTAYWGFEPSGLMHLGTGLLCGYKILDLVEAGFDFTVLLADWHAWINNKFGGDLKAIRLCGEYFIQCFTALGLTSDRVRYIWVSDLVKDADYWEMVITVAKNSSVSRLTRCLPIMGRSLDAKELEVASLIYPCMQAADIFKLRIDCACAGIDQRKAHMLARDVSRKLGYEKPMSVHTPLLLGLQGSKGRIDARFDEDEALNLQISAKMSKSLPEGCVYIHDSPEEIRAKLKKAYCPPRQVEGNPVLEIAKYIIFARGHSLQIERAQRYGGYLRFTSYSELERAYVEGHLHPLDLKNSVAEALITILEPVREYFAKRSEILEAIKKLEITR